A genomic window from Mustela erminea isolate mMusErm1 chromosome 16, mMusErm1.Pri, whole genome shotgun sequence includes:
- the SCRIB gene encoding protein scribble homolog isoform X6 produces the protein MLKCIPLWRCNRHVESVDKRHCSLQAVPEEIYRYSRSLEELLLDANQLRELPKPFFRLLNLRKLGLSDNEIQRLPPEVANFMQLVELDVSRNDIPEIPESIKFCKALEIADFSGNPLSRLPEGFTQLRSLAHLALNDVSLQALPGDVGNLANLVTLELRENLLKSLPASLSFLVKLEQLDLGGNELEVLPDTLGALPNLRELWLDRNQLSALPPELGNLRRLVCLDVSENRLEELPAELGGLLLLTDLLLSQNLLQRLPDGIGQLKQLSILKVDQNRLCEVTEAIGDCENLSELVLTENLLTALPRSLGKLTKLTNLNADRNRLEALPPEIGGCAALSVLSLRDNRLAALPPELAHTAELHVLDVAGNRLRSLPFALTHLNLKALWLAENQAQPMLRFQTEDDAQTGEKVLTCYLLPQQPPPSLEDPGQQSSPSESRSDVPPSRVSVIQFLEVPACGDDAEGAAAEKRGLQRRATPHPSELKVLKRGVEERREARSRRPESGPPSPLEEDKRLSTESGVSEDSQPSAGTASQGEPEGPSLQEAAPGPQEEAAEESYEEPTVRFAEDTLLLPPAEDGESEAAPWPLPGGRQRLIRKDTPHYKKHFKISKLPQPEAVVALLQGAQPDGEGLGAPSGWHNGPHTPWAPRAEEEEEEEEEEPEEEEEEAVEAEPEEEEEQAATLVPAPSVKGVSFDPANNLLIEPARIEEEELTLTIVRQTGGLGISIAGGRGSTPYKGGDEGVFISRVSEEGPAARAGVRVGDKLLEVNGVALHSAEHHQAVEALRGAGSTVRMRLWRERMVEPENAVTVTPLRPEDDYSPREWRGAGLRLPLLQPESAGAPRQRHVACLVRSEKGLGFSIAGGKGSTPYRAGDGGIFISRIAEGGAAHRAGTLQVGDRVLSINGVDMTEARHDHAVSLLTAASPTIALLLEREAGGPLLPSPLPHSPPPPIPATTAVVTATPGESGLLRLAPGLPAAASEGPYPVEEICLPRAGGPLGLSIVGGSDHSSHPFGIQEPGVFISKVLPRGLAARSGLRVGDRILAVNGQDIREATHQEAVSALLRPCLELVLLVRRDPPPPGMRELCIQKAPGEKLGISIRGGAKGHAGNPCDPTDEGIFISKVSPTGAAGRDGRLRVGLRLLEVNQQSLLGLTHGEAVQLLRGVGDTLTVLVCDGFDASPAVPAEVSPGVIANPFAAGLGRRNSLESISSIDRELSPEGSTKEKELPGQTPPWGLEAMGLSSESLKLDYRTLAAVPGAGSVQRVQSGATGGKTTESRCSPSCQQPPAPPSPDALPTNVKQAYRTFAAVPGPHPLQDTPTQPPTPGTTASPEQLSFRERQKYFELEVRVPQAEGPPKRVSLVGADDLRKMQEEEARKLQQKRAQLLREAEAAEAGGLALDPDGEEQEEPATWASPAAGLSPSSPQPPGGSAPVRTAKAERRQQERLRVQSPELSMQVPDRALSPAERRALEAEKRALWRAARMKSLEQDAVRAQMVLSKSQEGRSRRGPLERLAEAPSPAPTPSPTPVEDLGPQTSSSPGRLALSGRKFDYRVFAALPSSRPVHDLQSPDFAEELRSLEPSPSPGLQEEDGEVAVVLLGRPSPATAGPEEVTLCSSRRPVRPGRRGLGPVPS, from the exons ATGCTCAAGTGCATCCCGCTGTGGCGCTGCAACCGGCACGTGGAGTCGGTGGACAAGCGGCACTGCTCGCTGCAGGCCGTGCCCGAGGAGATCTACCGCTACAGCCGCAGCCTGGAGGAGCTGCTGCTCGACGCCAACCAGCTGCGCGAGCTGCCCAAG CCCTTCTTCCGACTGCTGAACCTGCGCAAGCTGGGCCTGAGTGACAACGAGATCCAGCGGCTGCCCCCCGAGGTGGCCAACTTCATGCAGCTCGTGGAGCTCGACGTGTCCCGGAACG ACATCCCCGAGATTCCCGAGAGCATCAAGTTCTGCAAAGCTCTGGAGATCGCGGACTTCAGCGGGAACCCCTTGTCCAG GCTCCCCGAAGGCTTCACTCAGCTCCGCAGTTTGGCTCACCTGGCACTGAATGACGTGTCCCTACAAGCGCTGCCCGGGGACGTGGGCAA CCTCGCCAATCTGGTGACCCTGGAGCTCCGGGAGAACCTGCTGAAGTCCTTGCCTGC GTCTCTGTCCTTCCTGGTCAAGCTGGAGCAGCTGGATCTGGGCGGCAACGAGCTGGAAGTACTG CCTGACACCCTCGGGGCTTTGCCCAATCTCCGTGAGCTGTGGCTGGACCGGAACCAGTTGTCAGCACTGCCCCCG GAGCTGGGGAACCTGCGGCGCCTGGTGTGCCTGGATGTGTCGGAGAACCGGCTGGAGGAGCTGCCGGCGGAGCTGGGCGGGCTGCTGCTGCTCACGGACCTGCTGCTATCCCAGAACCTGCTGCAGCGGCTTCCCGACGGCATCG GTCAGCTGAAGCAGCTGTCCATCCTGAAGGTGGACCAGAACCGGCTGTGCGAGGTGACCGAGGCTATCGGTGACTGCGAGAACCTGTCCGAGCTCGTTCTCACGGAGAACCTGCTGACG GCCCTGCCTCGCTCACTGGGGAAGCTGACCAAGCTGACCAACCTCAACGCGGACCGCAACCGCCTCGAGGCGCTGCCGCCGGAGATCGGAGGCTGCGCGGCGCTCAGCGTTCTCTCCCTGAGGGACAACCGCCTGGCTGCCCTGCCGCCCGAGCTCGCCCACACGGCGGAGTTGCACGTGCTGGACGTGGCCGGGAACCG GCTGCGGAGTCTGCCGTTCGCGCTCACGCACCTCAACCTCAAGGCCCTCTGGCTGGCCGAGAACCAGGCCCAGCCGATGCTCCGGTTCCAGACCGAGGACGACGCTCAGACCGGCGAGAAGGTGCTCACGTGTTACCTGTTGCCCCAACAGCCCCCGCCCAGCCTCG AGGACCCGGGGCAGCAGAGCAGCCCCTCGGAGAGCCGGAGCGACGTCCCGCCCAGCCGCGTCAGCGTCATCCAGTTTCTGGAGGTCCCCGCGTGCGGTGATGACGCCGAGGGAGCTGCTGCCGAGAAGCGG GGCCTGCAGCGCCGAGCCACGCCTCACCCCAGCGAGCTGAAGGTGCTGAAGAGGGGCGTGGAGGAGCGCCGAGAAGCCCGCTCCCGCCGGCCCGAGTCCGGCCCGCCCTCGCCCCTGGAGGAG GACAAGAGGCTGAGTACCGAGTCCGGTGTGAGCGAGGACTCACAGCCATCCGCCGGCACAGCCTCCCAGGGAGAGCCCGAGGGCCCAAGCCTGCAGGAAgccgcccccggcccccaggAGGAGGCCGCAGAGGAGAGTTACGAAGAG CCCACGGTGCGCTTTGCGGAGGACACGCTGCTGCTGCCTCCCGCGGAGGACGGTGAGAGCGAGGCGGCGCCCTGGCCCCTGCCTGGCGGGAGACAGCGCCTCATCCGCAAGGACACGCCTCACTACAAGAAGCATTTCAAGATTTCCAAGCTGCCCCAGCCCGAGGCCGTCGTGGCCTTGCTGCAGGGGGCGCAGCCTGATGGTGAAGGCCTCGGAGCGCCCTCGGGCTGGCACAACGGGCCCCACACGCCTTGGGCTccgagggcagaggaggaggaagaggaggaagaggaggagcccgaggaggaggaggaggaggccgtgGAGGCcgagccggaggaggaggaggagcaggcggCGACCCTGGTGCCCGCACCCTCTGTGAAG GGGGTGTCGTTCGACCCGGCCAATAACCTGCTGATAGAGCCTGCGCGCattgaggaggaggag CTGACGCTCACCATCGTGCGGCAGACGGGGGGCCTGGGTATCAGCATCGCCGGCGGCAGGGGCTCTACACCCTACAAGGGGGGTGACGAG GGCGTGTTCATCTCCCGGGTGTCCGAAGAGGGCCCTGCAGCCCGGGCCGGGGTCCGAGTGGGTGACAAGCTCCTCGAG GTGAACGGTGTGGCCCTGCACAGCGCCGAGCACCACCAGGCTGTGGAGGCCCTCCGGGGCGCGGGCAGCACCGTGCGAATGCGGCTGTGGCGCGAACGCATGGTCGAGCCCGAGAACGCCGTCACTGTCACGCCTCTGCGGCCTGAGGACGACTACAGCCCCCGGGAGTGGCGGGGAGCCGGCCTGCGCCTGCCCCTGCTCCAGCCGGAGTCTGCTGGGGCCCCCCGCCAGCGCCACGTGGCCTGCCTCGTGCGCAGCGAGAAGGGGCTGGGCTTCAGCATCGCCGGCGGGAAGGGCTCCACGCCTTACCGGGCCGGTGACGGG GGCATCTTCATCTCCCGCATCGCAGAGGGGGGCGCTGCCCACCGGGCGGGCACTCTGCAGGTCGGAGACCGTGTCCTCTCG ATCAACGGGGTGGACATGACTGAGGCCAGGCACGACCACGCCGTCTCCCTGCTGACCGCCGCTTCCCCCACCATCGCCCTACTGCTGGAGCGGGAGGCCGGGGGGCCCCTTCTTCCCAGCCCTCTGCCacactcccccccgccccccattccAGCCACCACCGCCGTGGTCACTGCCACCCCTGGGGAGTCCGGGCTGCTGAGGCTGGCCCCTGGCCTGCCAGCTGCTGCCTCAGAGGGGCCGTACCCGGTGGAG GAGATCTGCCTGCCGAGAGCCGGGGGCCCCCTGGGACTCAGCATCGTTGGGGGCTCCGATCACTCCAGCCACCCGTTTGGTATCCAGGAGCCTGGCGTCTTCATCTCCAAG GTGCTCCCCCGGGGCCTGGCTGCGCGCAGCGGCCTTCGGGTTGGGGACCGCATCCTGGCAGTGAACGGGCAGGACATTCGGGAGGCCACGCACCAGGAGGCTGTCAGTGCCCTGCTTCGGCCCTGCCTGGAGCTGGTCCTGCTCGTGAGGAGGGACCCACCACCCCCAGGCATGCGGGAACTCTGTATCCAGAAGGCCCCTGGGGAGAAGCTGGGCATCAGCATTCGAGGGGGCGCCAAGGGCCATGCAGGGAACCCCTGTGACCCCACAGACGAGGGCATCTTCATTTCCAAG GTGAGCCCCACAGGAGCGGCCGGGCGCGACGGCCGGCTGCGGGTTGGGCTGCGGCTGCTGGAGGTGAACCAGCAGAGCCTGCTCGGCCTGACCCACGGCGAGGCAGTGCAGCTGCTGCGGGGCGTCGGCGACACCCTCACCGTGCTCGTCTGCGACGGCTTCGACGCCAGCCCCGCGGTCCCGGCCGAG GTGTCCCCAGGTGTCATTGCCAACCCCTTCGCAGCAGGCCTCGGCCGCCGGAACAGTCTGGAAAGCATCTCCTCCATCGACCGTGAGCTGAGCCCCGAGGGCTCCACGAAG GAGAAGGAGCTGCCGGGACAGACGCCACCGTGGGGACTGGAGGCCATG GGCCTGAGCTCGGAGAGCCTCAAGCTGGACTACCGCACTCTCGCCGCCGTCCCCGGCGCCGGCAGCGTGCAGAGG GTACAATCTGGGGCGACAGGAGGGAAGACGACGGAGAGCCGCTGCTCCCCCAGCTGCCAGCAG cccccagccccaccctcccccGATGCACTGCCCACCAACGTGAAGCAGGCCTACAGGACCTTCGCCGCTGTGCCTGGCCCGCACCCACTGCAGGACACCCCCACCCAG CCCCCCACTCCCGGGACCACGGCCTCCCCGGAGCAGCTGTCTTTCCGTGAGCGGCAGAAGTACTTTGAGCTGGAGGTGCGGGTGCCCCAGGCTGAGGGGCCCCCGAAGCGCGTGTCCCTGGTGGGTGCCGACGACCTGCGTAAGATGCAGGAGGAGGAAG CCCGGAAGCTGCAGCAGAAGCGGGCGCAGCTGCTGCGGGAGGCCGAGGCGGCCGAGGCCGGGGGGCTCGCCCTGGACCCggatggggaggagcaggaggagccgGCGACCTGGGCCAGCCCTGCGGCAGg GCTCAGCCCCTCGTCCCCCCAGCCTCCCGGAGGCAGCGCCCCGGTGCGCACGGCCAAAGCCGAGCGCCGCCAGCAGGAGCGGCTCCGCGTTCAGAGCCCGGAGCTGTCCATGCAGGTGCCCGATCGGGCTCTGTCCCCTGCCGAGCGGCGAGCCCTGGAGGCCGAGAAGCGTGCGCTCTGGAGGGCAGCGAG AATGAAGTCCCTGGAGCAGGACGCCGTCCGCGCGCAGATGGTTCTCAGCAAGTCCCAGGAGGGCCGGAGCAGGCGCGGGCCCCTGGAGCGGCTGGCCGAGGCCCCCTCGCCTGCTCCCACCCCGTCACCCACCCCCGTAGAAG ACCTTGGGCCCCAGACCAGCAGCTCCCCTGGACGTCTG GCCTTGTCTGGGAGGAAGTTTGACTACAGGGTGTTCGCAGCCCTCCCTTCTTCCAGACCTGTCCATGACCTGCAG TCCCCAGACTTTGCTGAGGAGCTGAGGTCCTTGGAACCGTCTCCCAGCCCTG GCCTACAGGAGGAGGATGGAGAAGTGGCCGTGGTGCTCCTGGGCAGACCCTCGCCGGCCACCGCAGGCCCCGAGGAGGTGACACTGTGCAGCAGCCGGCGGCCCGTGAGGCCTGGACGCCGTGGCCTGGGCCCTGTGCCCTCCTAG